In one window of Synechococcus sp. M16CYN DNA:
- the rlmN gene encoding 23S rRNA (adenine(2503)-C(2))-methyltransferase RlmN — protein MVRDVLLGRSTTELEDWAIAQGQNAFRGRQIYDWIYNKGVKSLTDITVLPKQWRVELDAQNFRVGRLRCIRRFVASDATTKLLLATDDGEIIETVGIPTNQRLTVCVSSQVGCPMACRFCATGKGGLQRSLATHEIVDQVLSVREAMDRRPSHIVFMGMGEPLLNSEMVLESIRCFNIDLGISQRRITVSTIGVPKTLPQLAELAIKKLGRAQFTLAVSLHAPNQRLREELIPTAHSYPYDALLSDCHHYLSMTGRRVSFEYILLKELNDRPEHAAELADRLGGFQSHINLIAYNPIEEQEFKRPALRRIEAFRRVLERRGVAVSLRVSRGLDQNAACGQLRRQHVAEVS, from the coding sequence TTGGTAAGGGATGTTTTACTTGGCCGCAGTACAACTGAGCTTGAAGATTGGGCGATTGCTCAGGGTCAGAATGCCTTTCGTGGACGGCAAATCTATGATTGGATTTATAACAAAGGGGTAAAATCTTTAACTGATATTACGGTTCTGCCAAAGCAGTGGCGTGTCGAACTTGACGCTCAGAATTTTCGAGTTGGACGTTTAAGGTGCATACGTCGATTCGTGGCGTCCGATGCCACTACCAAGTTGCTTTTAGCTACAGACGATGGAGAGATTATCGAGACAGTTGGGATCCCCACCAATCAGCGATTGACAGTTTGCGTCTCGAGTCAAGTGGGCTGTCCAATGGCCTGTCGCTTTTGCGCTACAGGGAAAGGCGGTCTGCAGCGTTCGTTAGCAACCCACGAAATTGTAGATCAGGTGTTAAGTGTGAGAGAAGCAATGGATCGGCGTCCGTCTCATATTGTTTTTATGGGGATGGGGGAGCCATTGCTCAATAGTGAAATGGTATTGGAATCGATTCGCTGTTTCAACATTGACCTTGGCATTAGTCAGCGACGAATCACGGTTAGTACCATTGGTGTTCCCAAAACTTTGCCACAGTTGGCGGAATTAGCTATAAAGAAGCTCGGGCGTGCTCAATTCACCCTCGCAGTAAGTCTGCATGCTCCGAATCAGCGTTTAAGAGAAGAATTGATCCCCACGGCCCATAGTTATCCTTATGACGCTTTACTCAGTGATTGCCATCATTACCTAAGTATGACTGGTCGTCGCGTCAGTTTTGAATACATTCTCCTCAAAGAATTGAATGATCGACCGGAACATGCAGCTGAGTTAGCGGATCGGCTTGGAGGTTTCCAAAGCCATATCAACCTCATTGCTTATAACCCAATTGAGGAACAAGAATTTAAACGACCAGCTCTTCGGAGAATTGAAGCTTTTCGACGGGTACTTGAGCGTCGTGGTGTAGCTGTTAGTCTTCGAGTAAGCCGTGGTCTTGATCAGAATGCTGCATGCGGTCAATTGCGTAGACAACATGTAGCTGAAGTTAGTTAA
- a CDS encoding high light inducible protein produces MIEPTEIPQRRLPRYGFHSHTEKLNGRVAMLGFIALLIIEFNLGHGLLNW; encoded by the coding sequence ATGATCGAACCAACCGAAATTCCCCAGCGCCGTTTGCCCCGTTACGGTTTTCACAGCCACACCGAGAAGCTTAATGGACGTGTGGCCATGCTTGGGTTTATTGCCCTGTTAATCATCGAATTTAATCTTGGTCATGGTTTATTAAATTGGTAA
- a CDS encoding DNA-directed RNA polymerase subunit beta', translating to MTPSRTRKSSKVAKVVSGRLVAKPLSKTRPPFRNHIVDKKALKNLVAWSFKNYGTAVTSSMADNLKDLGFKYATQAAVSISVDDLKVPKAKKDLLGQAEEQITATEERYRLGEITEVERHTKVIDTWTETNERLVNAVKKNFDENAPLNSVWMMANSGARGNMSQVRQLVGMRGLMANPQGEIIDLPIRTNFREGLTVTEYVISSYGARKGLVDTALRTADSGYLTRRLVDVAQDVIVREDDCGTKRHIVVEAEDSRFGNRLVGRLTATQVLSPEGKVLAERDTEIDPALSKIIEEAGITEISIRSPLTCEASRSVCRKCYGWALAHNELVDLGEAVGIIAAQSIGEPGTQLTMRTFHTGGVSTAESGVVRSKVAGDVEFGIGARVRSYRTPHGVEAQQAEVDFILTIKPSSGNVRLQRIEITTGSLLFVDNGQTIQSDVTVAQIAAGAVKKNVEKATKDVICDLAGQVRYEDKIQPREVTDRQGNITLKAQRLGRMWVLAGDVYNLPPNALPVVSGKSKVTEGQVLAEASQRSEFGGDVRLRDSIGDSREVQVVTTAMTLKDFKLLEESTHSGELWNLEAKDGTRYRLNTIPGSKIGSGEVIAELADDRFRTNTGGLVKFAPGLSVKKARSAKNGYEVNKGGTLLWIPQETHEINKDISLLMITDGQWIEAGTEVVKDIFSQTAGIVTVTQKNDILREIIVRGGDFHLSSDNKLLERFEGDGQIVSPGEEITEGISVDTVKYVQTVETPEGRGFLLRPIEEYIIPNEAQLPDLSHVKQANGPHLGIKATQRLAFKDNELIKSVEGVELLKIQLLLETFNTTPQMTVDVEKAADKRAKTISRLRLVILESILVRRDTMSDSSHGSTHTELQVEDGALMKAGDIVATTQILCKQEGIVQLPKTTETEPVRRIIVKRPEDTATISTSITPSVNIGDRIVDGDLLASAQPSTHCGEVEAVDGNSVTLRLGRPYMVSPDSLLHVRDGDLVQRGDGLALLVFERQKTGDIVQGLPRIEELLEARRPRDSAILCKKPGMIEVKHGEDDDSLSVNVIESDGAISEYPILLSRNVIVNDGQQVAAGELLTDGPINPHELLECFFEDIRSRKPLMDAAQGAIACLQDCLVTEVQNVYKSQGVSIDDKHIEVIVRQMTSKVRVEDAGDTTLLPGELIELRQVEDTNQAMAITGGAPAEFTPVLLGITKASLNTDSFISAASFQETTRVLTEAAIEGKSDWLRGLKENVIIGRLIPAGTGFSGFVEELQKEAGPHPDILSEDPAGYRRMQNLRPDYTVDMPPAASASALLDDPSDADLKATRTRHNIDPLASSNSAAFTRPDIDNELKEDQVVDAEAVEGLQEEGLLSDE from the coding sequence ATGACCCCATCTAGAACACGTAAATCTTCCAAAGTTGCCAAAGTAGTCTCTGGAAGGCTTGTTGCAAAGCCTCTTTCAAAAACTCGACCGCCGTTTCGAAACCATATTGTTGACAAAAAAGCTCTAAAAAATCTAGTAGCTTGGTCTTTTAAAAATTATGGTACTGCCGTAACTTCCTCAATGGCAGATAACTTGAAGGATCTTGGGTTCAAGTATGCAACTCAAGCGGCCGTCTCTATTTCAGTTGATGACTTAAAGGTTCCTAAGGCTAAAAAAGATCTTCTGGGTCAAGCAGAGGAGCAGATCACTGCCACAGAAGAGCGTTATAGGTTGGGTGAAATCACTGAGGTGGAGCGTCACACTAAAGTAATTGATACTTGGACAGAGACTAATGAGCGTCTTGTTAACGCAGTTAAGAAGAACTTTGATGAGAACGCACCGCTTAATTCAGTATGGATGATGGCTAATTCTGGGGCTCGCGGCAACATGTCCCAAGTGCGTCAGTTAGTCGGCATGCGTGGTCTTATGGCCAATCCGCAGGGCGAGATTATTGACTTGCCAATCCGTACAAATTTCCGTGAAGGACTTACAGTCACCGAGTATGTGATTTCCTCTTACGGAGCCCGTAAAGGTTTAGTAGACACCGCTCTGCGAACCGCCGACTCCGGCTATCTCACCCGTCGCTTGGTAGATGTTGCTCAGGATGTGATTGTCCGAGAGGATGACTGTGGCACCAAACGACACATCGTTGTTGAAGCAGAGGATAGTAGGTTCGGGAATCGCCTTGTGGGGCGCTTAACTGCAACGCAGGTGCTAAGTCCTGAAGGTAAAGTTCTTGCTGAACGCGACACCGAAATTGATCCAGCCCTTTCAAAAATAATTGAAGAGGCGGGCATTACGGAGATTAGTATCCGCTCGCCGCTTACGTGCGAAGCCAGCCGCTCAGTATGTCGTAAGTGTTATGGCTGGGCACTAGCTCACAACGAATTGGTTGATCTTGGGGAGGCCGTTGGTATCATCGCTGCCCAGTCAATTGGCGAGCCTGGAACCCAGCTCACGATGCGGACATTCCACACCGGTGGTGTGTCAACTGCGGAGAGTGGTGTAGTCCGTTCCAAGGTTGCCGGTGACGTTGAATTTGGAATTGGAGCTCGTGTCCGTTCTTATAGGACTCCTCATGGTGTTGAGGCCCAACAAGCTGAAGTTGATTTCATACTTACGATCAAACCTTCCTCGGGTAATGTTCGCCTGCAAAGAATTGAGATTACGACGGGTTCTTTGCTATTTGTTGATAACGGTCAAACCATTCAGTCTGATGTCACTGTTGCACAGATCGCTGCTGGTGCAGTGAAAAAGAACGTTGAGAAAGCCACCAAAGACGTGATATGTGATTTGGCAGGTCAGGTTCGTTATGAGGACAAGATTCAGCCACGAGAAGTTACTGACCGTCAAGGGAACATTACGCTTAAAGCTCAGCGATTAGGCCGGATGTGGGTGTTAGCGGGTGACGTTTACAACTTACCTCCCAATGCTCTTCCGGTAGTTAGTGGAAAATCAAAAGTTACAGAAGGTCAAGTTCTTGCTGAAGCTAGCCAGCGCAGTGAGTTTGGCGGCGATGTTCGTCTTCGCGATTCTATTGGTGACTCTCGAGAGGTTCAGGTCGTTACAACAGCAATGACTCTCAAAGACTTCAAGTTGCTGGAGGAGTCTACACATTCTGGTGAACTTTGGAATCTTGAGGCAAAGGATGGCACCCGTTATCGTCTCAATACGATTCCTGGCAGCAAGATTGGTAGCGGTGAAGTAATTGCCGAGCTTGCTGACGATCGCTTCCGTACTAACACCGGCGGGCTCGTCAAATTTGCCCCTGGTTTGAGTGTCAAAAAAGCTCGTTCTGCGAAGAACGGATATGAGGTCAATAAAGGAGGTACGTTACTTTGGATCCCTCAGGAAACCCATGAGATCAACAAAGATATCTCTCTTCTGATGATTACCGATGGTCAATGGATTGAAGCTGGAACGGAGGTAGTTAAAGACATTTTCAGCCAAACTGCCGGTATCGTTACTGTTACCCAAAAGAACGACATTCTGCGTGAGATTATTGTCCGTGGTGGTGACTTTCATCTAAGCAGCGATAACAAGTTACTTGAACGCTTTGAAGGTGATGGTCAGATAGTCAGTCCTGGAGAAGAAATAACTGAGGGAATTTCCGTTGATACGGTGAAATATGTTCAAACTGTTGAAACGCCGGAAGGGAGGGGCTTCCTCTTGCGTCCAATCGAGGAATACATCATCCCTAACGAAGCTCAGCTCCCTGATTTATCTCATGTGAAGCAGGCTAACGGCCCTCACTTAGGCATTAAAGCTACCCAGCGTTTGGCCTTTAAAGATAATGAACTAATCAAATCTGTTGAGGGTGTGGAGCTCCTCAAGATTCAATTATTACTCGAGACCTTCAATACTACGCCGCAGATGACTGTGGACGTAGAAAAGGCTGCCGATAAGCGGGCAAAAACTATTTCTCGTCTCCGTCTCGTGATCCTCGAATCAATTTTGGTGCGCCGAGACACTATGTCGGACTCAAGCCATGGTTCAACTCACACCGAACTTCAGGTAGAGGACGGCGCTTTAATGAAAGCGGGTGACATTGTTGCAACCACCCAGATTCTTTGTAAACAAGAGGGTATTGTTCAGTTGCCCAAAACTACGGAGACCGAACCTGTTCGCCGCATAATTGTTAAGCGTCCAGAAGATACTGCCACGATCTCCACCTCTATCACACCTTCGGTCAATATTGGCGATCGTATTGTTGATGGTGATTTATTGGCTAGCGCACAGCCGTCTACTCATTGTGGTGAAGTCGAAGCTGTGGATGGCAATAGTGTCACTCTGCGCCTTGGTCGTCCCTACATGGTATCGCCCGACTCTTTACTTCATGTTCGTGACGGTGATTTAGTGCAGCGTGGGGATGGATTAGCCCTTTTGGTTTTTGAACGTCAAAAGACGGGAGATATCGTCCAGGGTCTCCCAAGGATTGAGGAGTTGTTGGAAGCTCGTCGCCCCCGGGATTCGGCCATTCTTTGTAAAAAGCCTGGAATGATTGAGGTAAAACATGGAGAGGACGATGATTCTCTCTCTGTTAACGTGATTGAATCGGACGGCGCGATCAGCGAATATCCAATTCTTCTTAGTCGTAATGTGATAGTTAATGATGGTCAACAAGTAGCTGCTGGCGAACTATTGACTGATGGCCCAATCAATCCTCATGAGCTTTTGGAATGTTTCTTTGAAGACATCCGCAGCCGTAAACCTTTAATGGATGCAGCGCAAGGAGCAATTGCGTGTTTACAAGACTGCCTTGTGACAGAAGTTCAAAATGTTTACAAGTCTCAGGGTGTTTCAATTGACGATAAACATATTGAGGTAATTGTGCGTCAGATGACCAGCAAGGTTCGTGTTGAGGATGCTGGTGACACAACTCTTCTTCCCGGCGAGTTGATTGAGTTGAGACAGGTGGAAGATACAAACCAGGCCATGGCTATTACTGGCGGAGCCCCAGCCGAATTTACTCCGGTACTACTGGGAATTACCAAGGCCTCACTCAATACCGATAGCTTTATTTCTGCTGCATCCTTCCAGGAAACAACCCGTGTTCTTACAGAAGCTGCCATCGAGGGGAAAAGCGATTGGCTGCGCGGTCTTAAGGAAAACGTCATTATCGGTCGTCTAATTCCCGCGGGTACAGGTTTCAGTGGTTTCGTCGAGGAACTACAAAAGGAAGCTGGTCCTCACCCTGACATTCTGTCGGAAGATCCTGCAGGTTATCGACGAATGCAAAATCTGCGCCCGGACTACACAGTAGATATGCCACCTGCGGCAAGTGCAAGTGCACTTCTCGATGATCCCAGCGATGCTGATTTAAAAGCCACTAGGACCCGCCATAACATTGATCCATTAGCCAGTAGTAATAGTGCCGCGTTTACGCGGCCTGATATCGATAATGAGCTGAAGGAAGATCAAGTAGTAGATGCGGAGGCCGTTGAAGGTCTACAAGAGGAGGGCTTGCTTTCTGATGAGTAA
- a CDS encoding DNA-directed RNA polymerase subunit gamma, which produces MTNSNLRTENHFDYVKITLASPERIMEWGQRTLPNGQVVGEVTKPETINYRTLKPEMDGLFCEKIFGPSKDWECHCGKYKRVRYRGIVCERCGVDVTESRVRRHRMGFIKLAAPVSHVWYLKGIPSYVAILLDMPLRDVEQIVYFNCYVVLDIGDHKGLKYKQLLTEDEWLEIEDEIYAEESEIHNEPTVGIGAEALKRLLEDLNLDEVAEQLREEINGSRGQKRAKLIKRLRVIDNFVATGAHPDWMVLSVIPVIPPDLRPMVQLDGGRFATSDLNDLYRRVINRNNRLARLQEILAPEIIVRNEKRMLQEAVDALIDNGRRGRTVVGANSRPLKSLSDIIEGKQGRFRQNLLGKRVDYSGRSVIVVGPKLKMHQCGLPKEMAIELFQPFVIHRLIRQNIVNNIKAAKKLIQRADDEVMQVLQEVIEGHPIMLNRAPTLHRLGIQAFEPKLVDGRAIQLHPLVCPAFNADFDGDQMAVHVPLAIEAQTEARMLMLASNNILSPATGEPIITPSQDMVLGSYYLTALQPGANQPDFGDRSATFAGLEDVIHAFEDTRVGLHDWVWVRFNGEVEDEEELQEPLKVEALSDGTRVEQWSYRRDRFDDDEALISRYILTTVGRVVMNHTIMDAVAAA; this is translated from the coding sequence ATGACCAACAGCAACCTTCGCACTGAGAATCACTTCGACTACGTCAAGATTACACTTGCCTCTCCCGAAAGAATCATGGAATGGGGCCAGCGCACCTTGCCTAACGGTCAGGTTGTGGGTGAAGTTACTAAACCTGAGACCATCAACTACCGCACACTCAAACCTGAGATGGACGGGTTGTTTTGCGAAAAGATTTTTGGTCCTTCCAAGGATTGGGAGTGCCACTGTGGCAAGTACAAGAGAGTTCGCTATCGTGGTATCGTTTGTGAGCGCTGCGGGGTCGATGTTACTGAAAGTAGGGTCCGGCGTCATCGCATGGGCTTTATTAAGCTCGCTGCTCCTGTCTCCCACGTCTGGTATCTCAAGGGTATTCCGAGCTATGTGGCTATCCTTCTAGATATGCCGCTTCGCGATGTTGAGCAAATTGTTTACTTCAACTGCTACGTTGTACTTGATATTGGTGATCATAAAGGGCTAAAATACAAGCAGCTGCTTACAGAAGATGAGTGGTTGGAAATCGAGGACGAGATTTATGCAGAAGAGTCTGAAATTCACAACGAGCCTACAGTTGGTATCGGTGCTGAAGCGCTAAAGCGGTTACTAGAGGATCTCAACCTCGATGAAGTGGCCGAGCAGTTACGAGAGGAGATTAATGGTAGTAGAGGACAGAAGCGCGCCAAACTGATCAAACGGCTTCGCGTGATCGATAATTTTGTTGCTACCGGTGCCCATCCTGATTGGATGGTGCTCTCCGTAATTCCAGTAATTCCACCGGATTTACGTCCGATGGTTCAACTAGATGGCGGTCGCTTTGCCACCTCCGACCTCAACGATTTATACCGCCGAGTGATCAACCGAAATAACCGCTTGGCGCGATTACAGGAGATATTAGCTCCTGAAATCATTGTTCGTAATGAAAAGCGAATGCTTCAGGAGGCCGTCGATGCTCTTATCGACAATGGTCGCCGCGGTCGGACAGTAGTTGGTGCAAATAGTCGACCATTGAAATCATTGAGTGATATCATCGAGGGTAAGCAGGGGCGTTTTCGGCAAAACCTTCTTGGTAAACGAGTTGATTATTCAGGTCGCTCTGTAATTGTAGTTGGTCCCAAATTGAAGATGCATCAATGTGGTTTGCCGAAGGAGATGGCAATTGAGTTATTCCAGCCGTTTGTAATTCACCGTTTGATTCGTCAAAACATTGTTAATAACATTAAAGCAGCAAAAAAGCTGATTCAACGCGCTGACGATGAAGTGATGCAGGTTCTGCAAGAAGTGATTGAAGGTCATCCGATTATGTTGAATCGTGCTCCGACTTTGCACCGTCTCGGTATTCAAGCCTTCGAACCAAAATTGGTAGATGGTCGTGCAATCCAGCTTCATCCCCTGGTCTGTCCAGCTTTTAATGCCGATTTCGATGGTGATCAAATGGCTGTTCACGTACCACTCGCCATTGAGGCTCAGACTGAGGCACGCATGTTGATGTTGGCTAGCAACAATATTCTGTCTCCAGCGACAGGCGAACCAATTATCACTCCGTCTCAGGACATGGTGCTTGGCTCCTATTATCTTACGGCTTTACAGCCTGGTGCCAACCAGCCGGACTTTGGTGATCGCAGTGCAACCTTTGCAGGCCTTGAGGATGTGATTCACGCGTTTGAGGATACCCGTGTTGGCCTTCACGATTGGGTTTGGGTTCGCTTTAATGGCGAAGTTGAAGATGAGGAAGAACTCCAGGAACCGCTTAAAGTCGAGGCTTTAAGCGATGGAACGCGGGTTGAGCAGTGGAGCTATCGTCGCGACCGATTTGATGATGACGAAGCTTTAATTAGCCGTTACATCCTCACCACTGTCGGCCGTGTAGTTATGAACCACACCATCATGGATGCGGTGGCCGCCGCTTGA